In Wolinella succinogenes DSM 1740, a single genomic region encodes these proteins:
- the metH gene encoding methionine synthase: MKMEQFFEIHRQRVMILDGAMGTEIQKFDLKEEDWEEKAGCSEILNVTRGDVILSIHRSYLEAGADILKSNTFGALPWVLEEYGIGGRAYEMAFAGAQIAKEACDSFAPSPRFVAGSLGPGTKLPSLGHIDYDTMFEGYKEAARGLKEGGADLFLLETCQDPLQIKAAVHACKEVDSSMPIMVSATIETTGTMLIGTDIKTLAVILEPLEIFSLGINCGLGPDMAEKHLKALAQYAPFPLSIHANAGLPQNVGGCTFYPMEPKEFAEIEEEFLGIEGVAFLGGCCGTTPEHIRQLKERVGISRPTPPAKRTPVALASLFESVELKQSPAPLLIGERSNATGSKAFRELLVAEDYEGALGVGLAQVKSGAHVLDVSVGFAGRDERRDMREVVSRYATNLPLPLMPDSTQSEVLEVALKCIGGRPIINSANLEDGIEKFDRVCALAKRFGAVLICLTIDEEGMAKTKERKVACAKRMMERAVSVHGLRERDIIFDTLTFTIGSGDEEYFTAGIETLDAIQELSQLYPEAGTTLGLSNISFGLSKEARIYLNSIFLYHAVQRGLTSAIVNVSHLLPYAKVSDEDRASCEALIFNQTQGAAPLYAFIDHFSDKKAELASDSTLEGMDTQEKIAHLLIQGDKEGMKALLPSAKEEIAAERIINEILIEAMKVVGERFGKGEMQLPFVLQSAEVMKMSVDYLNAYLPKTEKKNQTTMILGTVKGDVHDVGKNLVDIILTNNGYKIVNIGIKADIEQFIQAYHEHKADAIGMSGLLVKSTLVMKENLEELARRGIHCPVILGGAALNRAFVDDYCRGIYPGIIFYCKDAFDGMAAMEKIEKQDFSDLRLPSDKSVPEVEEQIAPSVEDSLPPVKITPPLFEQKIYKPPFWGRQVISDLDPETIFSIIDRNLLYKHRWGYGKRGLKKEEYAKLCEELLHPTYERLKSQILDQGLFEPVVLYGYFELTREGECLMAKNPKGGEVSFDFPRQKKGEFLSIPDFFPLQGGVLPLSLVSSGHRFSPFEQKLYERGEYHEYFLIHALGAELAEALADFVHQRVREELGIGERQGCRYSFGYPACPDLTQNQGIFTLLEPQEFHITLSETFQMHPEQSTCAIITPHPEASYFAI; encoded by the coding sequence ATGAAAATGGAACAATTTTTTGAGATTCATCGTCAAAGAGTGATGATTTTAGATGGTGCGATGGGCACAGAGATACAGAAGTTTGACCTCAAAGAGGAGGACTGGGAAGAGAAGGCAGGATGCAGTGAGATTCTCAATGTCACTAGAGGCGATGTGATTCTCTCTATCCACCGCTCCTATCTAGAGGCGGGAGCGGATATTCTTAAATCCAATACTTTTGGAGCGCTCCCTTGGGTGCTAGAGGAGTATGGGATTGGAGGGCGAGCCTACGAGATGGCTTTTGCAGGGGCGCAAATCGCTAAAGAGGCGTGCGATTCTTTTGCCCCCTCCCCTAGATTTGTTGCTGGCTCCCTAGGACCGGGGACGAAGCTCCCCTCCTTGGGACATATTGATTATGACACGATGTTTGAAGGCTACAAAGAGGCGGCACGCGGACTCAAAGAGGGTGGCGCGGATCTCTTTCTTTTAGAGACCTGCCAAGACCCCCTGCAGATCAAGGCGGCGGTTCATGCCTGCAAAGAGGTCGATTCTTCTATGCCTATCATGGTCTCTGCGACTATTGAGACGACAGGCACGATGCTTATTGGCACCGATATTAAAACGCTTGCGGTGATTTTGGAGCCTTTAGAGATATTTTCATTAGGAATTAACTGCGGGCTTGGGCCTGATATGGCCGAGAAACACCTTAAAGCTTTGGCCCAATACGCCCCCTTTCCCCTCTCTATTCATGCGAACGCAGGGCTTCCTCAAAATGTCGGAGGGTGCACTTTCTACCCTATGGAGCCCAAGGAATTCGCAGAGATCGAGGAGGAATTCTTGGGGATTGAGGGGGTCGCCTTTTTGGGAGGGTGTTGCGGCACCACGCCCGAACATATCCGCCAGCTCAAAGAGCGTGTGGGCATAAGTCGCCCCACCCCTCCAGCTAAGCGCACCCCTGTAGCGCTTGCCTCTTTGTTTGAGAGCGTGGAGTTAAAACAGTCTCCCGCCCCCCTGCTTATTGGTGAGCGGAGCAACGCCACAGGCTCAAAGGCCTTTAGAGAGCTTCTAGTGGCCGAGGATTACGAGGGAGCGCTAGGCGTGGGCTTAGCTCAAGTCAAAAGCGGAGCACACGTTTTGGATGTGAGTGTAGGCTTTGCGGGACGCGATGAGAGACGCGATATGCGCGAGGTGGTTTCTCGCTACGCGACCAATCTACCCCTCCCTCTTATGCCCGATTCCACGCAGTCTGAAGTGCTGGAGGTGGCTCTCAAGTGTATTGGGGGTCGCCCCATCATCAACTCCGCCAATCTAGAGGATGGCATTGAGAAATTTGATCGTGTCTGTGCGCTGGCCAAGCGTTTTGGAGCGGTGCTCATCTGCCTTACCATTGATGAGGAGGGGATGGCCAAGACCAAAGAGCGCAAAGTGGCATGTGCTAAGCGTATGATGGAGCGTGCCGTGAGCGTGCATGGACTACGGGAGCGCGACATTATCTTTGACACCCTTACTTTCACCATCGGGAGCGGGGATGAGGAGTATTTCACCGCAGGAATCGAGACGCTTGACGCCATCCAAGAGCTTAGCCAGCTCTACCCTGAGGCGGGAACCACCCTAGGGCTCTCCAATATCTCCTTTGGCCTCTCCAAAGAGGCGCGAATCTACCTCAACTCTATCTTTCTCTATCATGCGGTGCAAAGGGGACTCACGAGTGCGATCGTGAATGTCTCTCACCTTCTGCCCTACGCCAAAGTGAGCGATGAAGATCGAGCCTCATGCGAAGCGCTCATCTTCAATCAGACCCAAGGCGCAGCCCCTCTTTATGCCTTCATTGATCACTTTAGTGATAAAAAAGCGGAGCTTGCGAGCGATTCAACGCTAGAGGGAATGGACACTCAAGAGAAAATCGCTCATCTGCTCATCCAAGGGGATAAAGAGGGGATGAAAGCCCTTCTTCCTAGCGCCAAAGAGGAGATTGCGGCTGAACGAATCATTAATGAGATTCTTATCGAGGCGATGAAGGTGGTGGGAGAACGCTTTGGCAAAGGAGAGATGCAGCTTCCCTTTGTACTCCAGAGTGCCGAGGTGATGAAGATGAGCGTGGATTATCTGAACGCCTATCTGCCTAAAACAGAGAAGAAGAATCAAACCACAATGATTCTAGGAACCGTCAAGGGCGATGTGCACGATGTGGGCAAGAATCTCGTGGATATTATCCTCACCAACAATGGCTATAAAATCGTCAATATTGGAATCAAGGCCGATATTGAGCAGTTCATTCAAGCCTATCATGAGCACAAGGCGGATGCCATCGGTATGAGTGGGCTTTTGGTCAAATCCACGCTAGTGATGAAAGAGAATCTTGAAGAGCTTGCTAGACGAGGGATCCATTGTCCCGTCATTCTTGGAGGAGCCGCCCTCAATCGCGCCTTTGTGGATGACTATTGTCGAGGAATCTACCCAGGAATCATCTTCTACTGCAAGGATGCCTTTGATGGGATGGCGGCGATGGAGAAGATTGAAAAGCAGGATTTTAGCGATCTGCGTCTTCCTAGCGACAAGAGTGTTCCCGAAGTGGAGGAGCAAATCGCCCCCAGTGTAGAGGATTCTTTGCCTCCAGTCAAAATCACTCCGCCCCTTTTTGAACAAAAGATCTACAAGCCTCCTTTTTGGGGGCGTCAAGTGATCTCTGATCTTGATCCTGAAACGATCTTTTCGATCATTGATCGAAATCTCCTCTATAAACATCGCTGGGGCTATGGCAAACGAGGGCTTAAGAAGGAGGAGTATGCAAAACTCTGTGAAGAGCTACTCCATCCCACTTACGAGAGATTAAAATCTCAAATCCTCGATCAAGGACTCTTTGAGCCTGTGGTGCTCTATGGCTATTTTGAGCTCACTAGAGAGGGGGAGTGCCTCATGGCGAAGAATCCTAAAGGGGGTGAAGTGAGTTTTGATTTTCCTAGGCAAAAAAAGGGAGAGTTCCTCTCTATCCCCGATTTTTTCCCACTTCAAGGAGGGGTTTTACCTCTTTCTCTAGTCTCTAGCGGGCATCGATTCTCTCCTTTTGAACAAAAGCTCTACGAGAGGGGTGAGTATCATGAATATTTCTTGATTCATGCCCTGGGGGCGGAGCTGGCGGAGGCTTTGGCTGATTTTGTGCACCAGAGAGTGAGAGAGGAGTTGGGGATTGGGGAGAGGCAAGGGTGTCGCTACTCTTTTGGCTATCCTGCTTGCCCCGACTTGACTCAAAATCAGGGAATCTTCACACTTTTAGAGCCCCAAGAGTTTCATATCACGCTCTCTGAGACCTTTCAAATGCACCCTGAGCAGAGCACCTGCGCGATCATCACTCCTCATCCTGAGGCGAGCTATTTTGCGATCTAG
- a CDS encoding uracil-DNA glycosylase, producing the protein MLQLKKLYQERASGRCYIEPFTHASPLGAEGVSHLPEGLLSLQGIIESCVLCELSKGEGKPIFGMCQTTSKVVFVSETPLVDPKHPSMFVGRSGEMLRNIVRNVLGLKEGEVSLLSLLKCHPSLAQKVDSALFSSCKPYILKQIDLLPLSAIIVPLGEVAYRYLTDERGDFSQYRGQKSVWAGRTLIPAHSLSYLLRNPTAKKEALKDFLLIKSCL; encoded by the coding sequence ATGCTTCAACTCAAAAAACTTTATCAAGAGCGCGCAAGCGGTCGTTGTTATATCGAGCCCTTCACCCACGCCTCTCCTTTGGGAGCTGAGGGCGTGAGTCATCTCCCCGAGGGACTCCTCTCGCTTCAAGGCATCATCGAATCATGCGTGCTTTGTGAGCTATCCAAAGGCGAAGGCAAGCCTATTTTTGGGATGTGTCAGACCACCTCCAAGGTGGTTTTTGTCTCTGAGACCCCCCTGGTTGATCCTAAGCATCCTTCGATGTTTGTGGGCAGGAGCGGAGAGATGTTGCGTAATATTGTCCGCAATGTATTGGGACTCAAGGAGGGGGAGGTTTCACTTCTTTCACTTCTTAAGTGTCACCCCTCCTTGGCTCAAAAGGTCGATTCGGCTCTTTTTAGCTCCTGCAAACCCTACATCCTCAAGCAGATTGATCTGCTTCCTCTCTCGGCCATCATCGTGCCGCTAGGAGAGGTGGCCTATCGCTATTTGACGGATGAGCGAGGGGATTTTTCTCAATATCGAGGCCAAAAAAGCGTCTGGGCGGGACGCACTCTCATCCCCGCTCATAGCCTAAGCTACCTCCTCCGTAATCCTACGGCCAAAAAAGAGGCGCTCAAGGACTTCCTTCTTATAAAGAGTTGCTTATGA
- a CDS encoding YmdB family metallophosphoesterase: MKIGFIGDIIGKPGRKALAYHLPLVRKELGLVFVIANGENVSHGFGTTIKCAEELFSAGVDVITGGNHTWDKKEIIAYLREESRVLRPHNYPEGVVGKGLGVYEVEGVKLAVLNLMGHFAMPYVDNAFLCAKREVERLKHEGINHIIIDFHAEATSEKRGMFWLLHGKASAVLGTHTHVGTDDLEIAEGTFGVSDVGATGCMDGIIGMERSAPIERFLTGMPSRLEVPDSCRTVFQMMVMELDEVGRCIEAYKLKAIDRQAPQKSLEAFRY; the protein is encoded by the coding sequence GTGAAAATTGGATTCATCGGCGATATTATCGGAAAACCCGGACGGAAGGCTTTGGCCTATCATCTTCCCTTGGTTAGAAAAGAGCTAGGGCTGGTGTTTGTCATTGCCAATGGCGAGAATGTGAGCCATGGCTTTGGGACGACCATCAAGTGCGCCGAGGAGCTCTTTAGTGCAGGGGTTGATGTGATCACAGGCGGGAATCACACTTGGGACAAAAAGGAGATCATCGCCTATTTAAGAGAAGAATCGAGGGTTCTTCGTCCTCATAACTACCCTGAGGGAGTGGTGGGGAAAGGGCTTGGAGTCTATGAAGTGGAGGGCGTAAAGCTCGCGGTGCTCAACCTTATGGGGCATTTTGCCATGCCCTATGTGGATAACGCCTTTTTGTGTGCCAAGAGAGAGGTGGAACGCCTAAAACACGAGGGAATCAACCATATCATTATCGATTTTCATGCCGAAGCCACAAGCGAGAAGCGTGGAATGTTTTGGCTGCTTCATGGCAAAGCGAGTGCCGTGCTAGGAACACACACGCATGTGGGTACGGATGATTTAGAGATCGCTGAGGGGACTTTTGGAGTGAGTGATGTGGGGGCGACAGGCTGTATGGATGGAATCATCGGCATGGAGAGAAGCGCCCCTATTGAGCGCTTCTTGACGGGAATGCCCTCTAGGCTAGAGGTGCCTGATTCTTGCCGAACGGTTTTTCAGATGATGGTGATGGAGCTAGATGAGGTGGGTCGATGCATCGAGGCCTACAAGCTGAAAGCCATCGACCGCCAAGCCCCCCAAAAGAGCTTGGAGGCGTTTAGGTATTAG
- the mfd gene encoding transcription-repair coupling factor, whose protein sequence is MIQSSLYHALKNPFPYQILITQDDKESYLASEVARFRGFETILFPDFRAQKGDDLRSYKEELLALLGALRKWYRAPKERLLLIAPLRSLLHPLPKEELLQSFHLGFGDNLDIGELKERFYRFGYEFVEIIELPGEVSFRGDIIDVFPPQESSPVRLSLFDTQIESLRYFDLETQMCEREELDRIEITPALFALDEATQKELEELVSASSYGAFSKDLMSLGLWYLKDKGEVLPRRVPSILTAGAKEELLELLELQESDELRFLEGLNLLATPLEHSDIIISPANFLSFLSLHANKEITIIARNEALFRAFDLKEIPCKKQIGDFCVNLLTPKEVILSLNQNTKKSAKKRRPTFAIDELRVGDYVVHKDYGIGIFKGIIQERVLGALRDFILLAYQGEDRLLLPVENLDYIDRYVADSGSIPSVDRLGKGSFAKLKEKIRTKLLEIASEIVALAAKRELIEGRAIRTDFPEIEIFQHSSGFVYTSDQEKSIREIFSDLEGGKVMDRLLSGDVGFGKTEVAMNAILATVMSGYQAALVAPTTLLAHQHFQSLKKRFEGRGIKMARLDRFLSSKERTSLLNALKEGEVDVVVGTHAILSAVFKRLALIIVDEEHKFGVKQKERIKAIAQDVHMLSMSATPIPRTLNMALSSIKGMSTLLTPPSEKLPVRTFVKEYQEALLKEIVHREIRRGGQIFYIHNNIATIERRQKELLELMPNLKIAILHSQIPEKETEEIMLAFEEGRYHLLLSTSIIESGIHLPNANTIIIDSSDRFGIADLHQLRGRVGRGSKEGFCYFLVEEKESLTPEAKKRLLALESNSFLGSGSVLAYHDLEIRGGGNLLGEAQSGHIKGIGYALYLKMLEEAIHSLSSKALPKREDVDLKLSINAFLSPELIESDRLRLELYRRLSRCESTQEVNEIEVEIHDRFGSPDLYTKQFLELILIKVLASLQGIKTITNYNQNITFFYRDETKKSFSAKSRDDDDLLAAILEQLQGKSA, encoded by the coding sequence TTGATCCAAAGTAGTCTATATCACGCCTTAAAGAATCCCTTTCCCTATCAGATTCTCATTACCCAAGATGACAAAGAGAGCTATCTCGCCTCTGAAGTGGCACGCTTTAGGGGTTTTGAGACGATTCTTTTCCCCGATTTTAGAGCCCAAAAGGGCGATGATCTAAGGAGCTACAAAGAGGAGCTACTCGCCCTTCTTGGGGCGCTTAGAAAATGGTATAGAGCGCCCAAAGAGCGCCTATTGCTTATTGCTCCTTTGCGCTCTCTCCTCCATCCTCTCCCCAAAGAAGAGTTACTTCAAAGCTTCCATTTAGGTTTTGGTGACAATCTGGATATTGGGGAGCTCAAAGAGCGATTCTATCGATTTGGTTATGAATTTGTGGAGATCATTGAGCTTCCTGGAGAGGTCTCATTTCGTGGAGACATCATTGATGTTTTTCCTCCTCAAGAATCCTCCCCTGTGCGCCTTAGCCTCTTTGATACACAGATTGAGAGCCTTCGATATTTTGATTTAGAGACGCAGATGTGCGAGAGGGAGGAGCTAGATCGAATCGAGATCACTCCTGCGCTCTTTGCGCTGGACGAAGCGACCCAAAAGGAGCTTGAGGAGCTGGTGAGTGCCTCAAGCTATGGGGCTTTTTCTAAGGATCTGATGAGCCTTGGACTATGGTACTTAAAGGACAAGGGCGAAGTATTGCCAAGGCGTGTGCCCTCGATTCTCACCGCAGGAGCCAAAGAGGAGCTCTTGGAGCTTCTGGAGCTACAAGAGAGCGATGAACTCCGCTTTTTGGAGGGCTTAAACCTTCTAGCCACTCCTTTAGAGCATAGCGATATCATCATCTCTCCTGCCAATTTTCTCTCTTTTCTTTCGCTTCATGCCAATAAAGAGATCACGATTATTGCTAGAAACGAGGCGCTTTTTAGGGCGTTTGACCTCAAGGAGATTCCTTGCAAAAAGCAGATTGGCGACTTTTGTGTTAATTTGCTCACCCCCAAAGAGGTGATTCTCTCCCTCAACCAAAACACCAAAAAAAGCGCCAAAAAAAGACGACCCACCTTTGCCATCGATGAGCTTCGCGTGGGGGATTATGTCGTCCATAAAGATTATGGAATCGGAATCTTTAAAGGAATCATCCAAGAGCGAGTTTTGGGGGCTTTGAGAGATTTCATTCTCTTGGCCTATCAGGGAGAAGACCGACTCCTGCTCCCCGTGGAAAATCTCGACTATATTGATCGTTATGTAGCTGATAGTGGCTCGATTCCTTCGGTGGACCGCCTTGGAAAAGGAAGCTTTGCCAAACTCAAAGAGAAGATTCGAACAAAACTTTTAGAGATTGCAAGCGAGATTGTCGCTCTAGCGGCCAAACGAGAGCTCATTGAGGGGAGGGCGATTCGCACGGATTTCCCTGAGATTGAGATTTTTCAGCACTCTAGCGGATTTGTCTATACCAGCGACCAAGAGAAGAGCATCCGCGAGATATTCTCTGACCTAGAGGGCGGGAAGGTGATGGATCGACTCCTTAGCGGAGATGTAGGTTTTGGCAAAACTGAAGTGGCGATGAATGCGATTCTTGCAACCGTGATGAGCGGCTATCAGGCGGCCTTGGTTGCTCCTACAACTCTTTTGGCGCACCAACACTTCCAAAGCCTTAAAAAACGCTTTGAGGGGCGTGGCATCAAGATGGCTCGCCTGGATCGATTCCTAAGTAGCAAAGAGCGCACCAGCCTACTGAACGCCCTCAAAGAGGGGGAAGTGGATGTGGTCGTTGGAACTCACGCCATCCTCTCGGCTGTTTTTAAACGCCTAGCGCTCATCATCGTGGATGAGGAGCATAAATTTGGCGTGAAGCAAAAAGAGCGTATTAAAGCGATTGCTCAAGATGTTCATATGCTCTCCATGAGCGCTACACCCATTCCTCGAACGCTCAATATGGCGCTCTCTAGCATTAAAGGGATGAGCACACTCCTCACCCCTCCAAGCGAGAAGCTCCCTGTGCGCACTTTTGTCAAAGAGTATCAAGAGGCACTTTTAAAAGAGATCGTCCATCGAGAGATTCGGCGAGGGGGGCAGATTTTTTACATTCATAACAATATCGCCACCATTGAGCGTCGCCAAAAAGAGCTCTTGGAGCTGATGCCAAACCTCAAAATCGCCATCCTTCACTCTCAAATCCCCGAAAAAGAGACGGAAGAGATCATGCTAGCCTTTGAAGAGGGGCGATATCACCTGCTCCTCTCCACCTCCATTATCGAATCGGGCATCCATCTCCCTAATGCCAACACGATCATTATTGATTCAAGCGATCGATTTGGAATCGCCGACCTCCACCAGCTGCGGGGTCGTGTAGGACGAGGAAGCAAAGAGGGATTCTGCTATTTCCTCGTAGAAGAGAAAGAATCGCTCACGCCCGAAGCCAAAAAGCGTCTTTTGGCGCTAGAGAGTAACTCCTTCTTGGGGAGTGGTTCGGTGCTCGCCTATCATGATTTGGAGATTCGGGGCGGGGGAAATCTCCTGGGTGAGGCGCAAAGTGGCCACATCAAGGGAATTGGCTATGCCCTCTATCTCAAAATGCTCGAAGAGGCGATTCACTCACTCAGTTCCAAGGCGCTTCCTAAGCGGGAGGATGTGGATCTCAAGCTCTCCATCAACGCCTTTCTCTCCCCTGAGCTCATCGAGAGCGATCGTTTGCGCTTAGAGCTCTATCGCCGCCTCTCCCGCTGTGAGAGCACCCAAGAGGTGAACGAGATAGAGGTGGAAATCCACGATCGATTCGGCTCACCCGACCTCTACACCAAGCAGTTTTTAGAGCTCATCCTCATTAAGGTGCTCGCCTCCCTGCAAGGAATCAAGACCATCACCAACTACAATCAAAACATCACCTTCTTCTATCGTGATGAGACCAAAAAGAGCTTCAGCGCCAAAAGTCGGGATGACGATGATCTCTTGGCGGCTATTTTGGAGCAACTACAAGGAAAAAGTGCGTGA
- a CDS encoding bactofilin family protein, with protein MAIFANNDKQSNGNSGTTIIASGTKIKGEVVIDCNLHIDGEFEGVIRSKNSVTIGKSGGVGGEIYAEKLVVSGKFTGSCDCDVIEIMPQGRIDGQIITKELVIERKGYFVGESKIKEDGSKFGTLSKIEKAEKADKVIDPK; from the coding sequence ATGGCAATCTTTGCTAACAACGATAAACAATCTAATGGAAATTCAGGCACCACGATCATCGCCAGCGGAACCAAGATAAAAGGGGAGGTGGTCATTGACTGCAATCTCCATATCGATGGGGAGTTTGAGGGGGTGATCCGATCCAAAAACAGTGTCACAATTGGCAAGAGCGGAGGAGTGGGTGGCGAAATCTACGCCGAAAAGCTCGTGGTGAGCGGGAAGTTCACGGGAAGTTGTGATTGCGATGTGATTGAGATCATGCCCCAAGGGCGAATCGATGGACAGATTATCACCAAAGAGCTTGTGATTGAACGCAAAGGATACTTTGTTGGCGAGAGCAAAATCAAAGAAGATGGCAGCAAATTTGGCACTCTTTCCAAAATAGAGAAGGCAGAAAAGGCAGATAAAGTCATTGATCCAAAGTAG
- a CDS encoding M23 family metallopeptidase, protein MKDRLIITITDVHGSKQYNLHQFVRRIVLYFSLFLVALILLGGVSIRLLLSEVKQIQERRDSLIQEYADTLERNEQLRQEIEQKSEELITISDRVEDLEGIIGVQKDEESSGDLSLIERVDLASITGVQKGFVMRLIPNGYPINSNQVSADYGWRIHPILKRREFHTGIDLRAPVGTPVYAAADGVVDFSRSEYNGGYGNLVKIDHSFGFKTFYAHLSKLIVKKGDFVKKGQLIAYSGNTGMSSGPHLHYEIRFLGNHLDPRPFIDWTMKDYTNIFEKETSVKWQSLLTTINNLMEIQAPRSSPAEPR, encoded by the coding sequence ATGAAAGATAGGCTCATCATCACCATCACCGATGTTCATGGCTCTAAACAGTATAATCTTCATCAATTTGTGCGGCGAATCGTCCTCTATTTTTCTCTCTTTTTAGTGGCGCTCATTCTTCTAGGGGGAGTCTCTATACGCCTATTGCTCTCTGAGGTGAAGCAGATTCAAGAGCGGCGCGACAGCCTTATTCAAGAGTACGCTGACACGCTAGAGAGGAATGAGCAGTTGCGCCAAGAGATTGAGCAAAAGAGCGAAGAGCTGATCACCATCAGCGATCGAGTGGAGGATCTAGAGGGAATCATTGGTGTTCAAAAAGATGAAGAGTCCTCTGGTGATCTGAGCCTCATTGAGCGCGTGGATTTAGCCAGTATCACGGGCGTGCAAAAGGGTTTTGTGATGCGCCTCATCCCCAATGGCTACCCCATCAACTCCAACCAAGTCTCAGCCGACTATGGCTGGCGAATCCATCCCATCTTAAAGCGCCGAGAGTTTCACACAGGAATCGATTTGCGTGCACCCGTGGGAACTCCTGTCTATGCCGCTGCGGATGGAGTGGTTGATTTTTCTAGGAGCGAATACAACGGGGGCTATGGAAACCTCGTGAAAATTGACCACTCCTTTGGCTTTAAGACTTTTTATGCACATTTGAGTAAACTAATCGTCAAGAAAGGGGATTTTGTCAAGAAGGGTCAGCTAATCGCCTATAGTGGGAACACTGGGATGAGTTCGGGACCTCATCTGCACTATGAGATTCGTTTCTTGGGCAACCATCTTGATCCAAGGCCTTTCATCGATTGGACTATGAAGGACTACACCAACATTTTTGAGAAGGAGACCAGCGTCAAATGGCAATCTTTGCTAACAACGATAAACAATCTAATGGAAATTCAGGCACCACGATCATCGCCAGCGGAACCAAGATAA
- a CDS encoding bifunctional folylpolyglutamate synthase/dihydrofolate synthase, whose amino-acid sequence MSIPSLQSYLDAKAAEYAPFDPLRFPALYQRFLTTFPSSSSPKVIQVVGTNGKGSTGRFLALMLQAAGHTVGHFTSPHIHEFRERFWINGGIVSNATLKEAHQALWERGIFHEASYFEYATLLALYVFGGLEFWVIEAGLGGEFDSTTALRRDISLFTPIGIDHEELLGEGLEAIALTKLKSMAPWAILGKQYDLDQIKPLAQRIANERSSSLYILEDERMRESDISREEAYFSTYPLPLYQRWNWRLAAKAMEWLGVEWEVSKIPPLDLAGRMERHGRLILDVGHNPQAARALLETLQGKPFDLIYNTYKDKNYREILAILRPYILKLHLLPLEGNPRLVNPVLLEACAKELGVACERFQGELDPLKDYLVFGSFSVIGAFKERYLKEYLKQLKEEDER is encoded by the coding sequence TTGTCAATTCCCTCTCTTCAATCTTACCTAGACGCTAAAGCAGCTGAGTATGCCCCTTTTGATCCTCTTCGATTCCCTGCTCTCTATCAGCGCTTTTTAACCACTTTTCCCTCCTCCTCTTCGCCCAAGGTGATTCAGGTCGTGGGGACCAATGGCAAGGGAAGCACGGGGCGATTCCTTGCCCTCATGCTCCAAGCCGCTGGGCATACCGTGGGGCACTTCACCTCTCCTCATATCCATGAATTCAGAGAGCGCTTTTGGATCAACGGGGGAATAGTCTCTAATGCCACCCTCAAGGAGGCTCACCAAGCCCTTTGGGAGAGGGGAATCTTTCATGAGGCGAGCTATTTTGAGTACGCCACCTTGCTCGCGCTCTATGTTTTTGGGGGGCTTGAGTTTTGGGTTATTGAGGCGGGGCTAGGGGGGGAATTTGATTCCACCACCGCCCTTAGGCGAGATATCTCCCTCTTTACGCCCATAGGAATCGACCATGAAGAGCTTCTAGGGGAGGGGCTAGAGGCGATCGCTCTCACCAAGCTTAAAAGCATGGCTCCTTGGGCTATTTTGGGTAAGCAGTATGATCTTGACCAAATCAAGCCTCTCGCCCAAAGAATCGCCAATGAGCGCTCCTCCTCCCTCTATATTTTAGAAGACGAGAGGATGCGAGAGAGCGACATCTCAAGAGAAGAGGCCTACTTTTCAACCTATCCTCTGCCTTTGTACCAGCGCTGGAATTGGCGCTTGGCCGCTAAGGCGATGGAGTGGCTGGGGGTGGAATGGGAGGTCTCTAAGATTCCTCCTTTGGATTTGGCAGGAAGGATGGAGAGGCATGGACGCCTCATTCTTGATGTAGGGCACAATCCTCAAGCCGCTAGAGCACTCCTAGAAACACTTCAAGGCAAGCCCTTCGATCTCATCTACAATACCTATAAGGATAAAAATTATCGTGAGATTCTTGCCATTCTTCGCCCTTATATATTGAAGCTTCATCTCCTACCTTTGGAGGGGAATCCCCGCCTTGTTAACCCTGTGCTTTTGGAGGCTTGCGCCAAGGAGCTTGGAGTGGCTTGCGAGAGATTCCAAGGGGAGCTTGACCCTTTGAAGGATTATCTTGTTTTTGGTTCTTTTAGCGTGATCGGAGCGTTCAAAGAGCGTTATTTGAAGGAATATTTGAAGCAATTAAAGGAGGAAGATGAAAGATAG